From a single Poecilia reticulata strain Guanapo linkage group LG2, Guppy_female_1.0+MT, whole genome shotgun sequence genomic region:
- the nhlh2 gene encoding helix-loop-helix protein 2: MMLSPDQAEADLSWTQSDPESMLNGLKSAGCTSDEPTEGEEQRAKCKAEQPLSREEKRRRRRATAKYRSAHATRERIRVEAFNVAFAELRKLLPTLPPDKKLSKIEILRLAICYISYLNHVLDV; this comes from the coding sequence ATGATGCTGAGTCCGGATCAAGCCGAGGCGGACCTGTCGTGGACCCAGTCCGACCCGGAGTCGATGCTCAACGGGCTCAAGTCGGCCGGCTGCACCTCGGACGAGCCGACCGAGGGCGAGGAGCAGCGGGCCAAGTGCAAAGCCGAGCAGCCGCTGAGcagggaggagaagaggaggcgGCGGCGGGCCACGGCCAAGTACCGCTCCGCGCACGCAACCCGGGAGCGGATCCGGGTGGAGGCGTTCAACGTGGCCTTCGCGGAGCTGCGCAAGCTGCTGCCCACGTTGCCCCCGGACAAGAAACTCTCCAAGATCGAGATCCTGAGACTGGCTATTTGTTACATCTCCTACCTGAACCACGTGTTGGATGTCTGA